From a region of the Lactuca sativa cultivar Salinas chromosome 4, Lsat_Salinas_v11, whole genome shotgun sequence genome:
- the LOC111911809 gene encoding M phase phosphoprotein 10 has product MAAIPSAGAEALHRLKLTEPPMYLTPSSELASAARIASEHLFASLKPYTPKSPFDRLLVDDKFDAEQIWQQIDLQSQPLISAIRRQVNKFEKDPQELKNIFKSGETEPEKKRELVLEGEKEEDEDDEDNEEDSDDEDEDEMEEDEDEDEDKDGVSENKEGGAGGVEDKFLNIEEMKEFMEDDEAREYGLNKKKQVVKKLARKHVQEDEEDEEEDDDEDEDDELGVLGEEDMSDAEDARYEDFFTSKKPRDQYKKPKQNKEVENVDMGDGEENEGSDAGDEDEEDDEMGIDDEMKTDNLSTHEKQLLEQRVRIEEVERENLEAKSWTMQGEVNATKRPKNSALEVDLDWERNAKPPPVITEEVSQSIEEIILKRISEGHFDDVQKAATLPSKAPREMKELDENQSKKGLGEIYADEYAQKTGLVSQALTFSDEQKKEASVLFKKLCLKLDALSHFHFTPKPVIEDMSIQTNVPALAMEEIAPLAVSDAAMLAPEEVFSGKGDIKEEAELTQADRKRRRATKKRKFKAENAKRVIAKKPQESTETAGTGKEE; this is encoded by the exons ATGGCGGCGATACCCTCCGCCGGAGCAGAAGCACTCCACCGCCTCAAACTAACGGAGCCACCAATGTACCTGACTCCGTCTTCGGAACTTGCTTCCGCCGCTCGTATTGCTTCGGAGCACCTATTCGCTTCGCTCAAACCCTACACTCCTAAATCACCTTTCGACCGCCTCCTTGTAGACGACAAGTTTGATGCCGAGCAGATTTGGCAGCAAATTGACCTCCAATCCCAGCCGTTAATCTCTGCAATCCGCCGTCAAGTTAACAAGTTTGAGAAGGATCCGCAAGAGCTTAAGAATATTTTCAAGAGTGGTGAAACTGAGCCAGAGAAAAAGAGGGAGTTGGTTTTAGAGGGAGAGAAAGAAGAAGACGAAGATGATGAAGACAACGAAGAAGACAGTGACGACGAGGATGAGGATGAgatggaagaagatgaagatgaagacgaagacaAAGACGGAGTGAGTGAAAACAAAGAGGGGGGTGCAGGTGGAGTTGAAGATAAGTTTTTGAATATAGAGGAGATGAAGGAGTTTATGGAAGATGATGAAGCTAGAGAGTATGGTCTTAATAAAAAGAAACAAGTGGTGAAGAAATTGGCTAGAAAGCATGTACAAGAagatgaggaagatgaagaagaagatgacgaTGAAGACGAAGATGACGAG CTTGGAGTTCTTGGAGAAGAAGACATGTCAGATGCTGAAGATGCTAG ATACGAGGATTTCTTCACATCCAAAAAGCCACGCGACCAATACAAGAAACCTAAACAAAACAAGGAGGTGGAGAATGTAGACATGGGTGATGGAGAAGAAAATGAGGGTTCAGATGCaggtgatgaagatgaagaagatgatgaaatgGGGATTGATGATGAG ATGAAGACAGACAATCTTTCTACTCATGAGAAGCAGCTCTTAGAACAGCGTGTCAGAATAGAAGAAGTTGAAAGAGAAAACCTGGAAGCAAAGTCATGGACAATGCAAGGAGAG GTAAATGCAACTAAAAGACCTAAAAATAGTGCTTTGGAAGTTGATTTAGACTGGGAACGCAATGCAAAACCACCACCAGTAATCACAGAGGAAGTTTCACAGTCCATTGAAGAAATAATCTTGAAAAGAATATCTGAG GGACACTTTGATGATGTTCAAAAGGCTGCTACTTTACCTTCTAAAGCACCAAGGGAAATGAAGGAATTG GATGAGAATCAGAGTAAGAAGGGTCTTGGTGAAATATATGCG GATGAGTATGCTCAAAAGACTGGCCTTGTTTCACAAGCCTTGACATTCTCAGATGAGCAAAAGAAGGAG GCAAGTGTTCTTTTCAAGAAACTATGCTTGAAGCTGGATGCTTTATCGCATTTCCACTTCACTCCAAAACCA GTGATTGAAGACATGTCTATTCAAACAAATGTACCTGCCCTAGCAATGGAAGAG ATTGCACCTTTGGCGGTTTCGGATGCAGCTATGCTGGCACCTGAGGAGGTGTTTTCTGGGAAAGGAGATATTAAAGAAGAAGCTGAACTAACACAGGCTGATAGAAAGAGAAGAAGGGCTACcaagaaaagaaaattcaaag CTGAGAATGCAAAGAGAGTGATAGCAAAGAAGCCACAAGAAAGCACAGAGACAGCTGGCACTG GCAAGGAAGAATGA
- the LOC111882431 gene encoding glutaredoxin-C1, translating to MGTIWSGGHKSGEEIEMALSKVKEVVSSNPVVVFSKTYCGYCKRVKQLFKELNVSYKLLELDEESDGSEIQSALAEWTKQTTVPNVFIGGQHIGGSDAVMEKHRAGKLVPMLTEAGAIANNSAQLSSI from the exons ATGGGAACCATTTGGAGCGGAGGACACAAATCCGGAGAAGAAATCGAAATGGCTCTTTCCAAAGTTAAAGAAGTCGTCTCCTCAAATCCCGTCGTCGTCTTCAG CAAAACTTACTGTGGATACTGTAAGAGGGTGAAACAGCTGTTCAAAGAGCTTAATGTATCTTACAAGCTTCTGGAATTGGATGAAGAAA GTGATGGCAGTGAAATTCAATCAGCTCTAGCAGAATGGACCAAACAGACAACTGTACCAAATGTGTTCATCGGTGGGCAGCACATCGGTGGTTCAGATG CTGTTATGGAGAAGCATAGAGCTGGGAAGCTGGTGCCGATGCTGACAGAAGCAGGTGCCATTGCTAACAACTCTGCTCAGCTCTCCAGcatatga